In Daphnia pulex isolate KAP4 chromosome 7, ASM2113471v1, one genomic interval encodes:
- the LOC124198867 gene encoding uncharacterized protein LOC124198867: MLGNDDSDEDFDFDLDEVVKIATQQNVKEVEVVSNHTSKAIHSTLQSKNCVEEDWENDDDIPNLPKTVDPFPKTSSLISQRQQQRPSSVLKDKPIHQHRNTDFLNNTINSQGSTSNSLKSQQTTHDLKLHDRPEIEKGPAKFPGPAGLFQLATENKSRGKGTKPNHRNLANRDGLCCWDNALSLLKVKNSWESSKMNLQMIKKTIDPAIIYLTAPLLVVGISKIEFTPIISHEVSCVLQDPTGEVKGGILQDVITDYGKLIQVGSVLVLRRPSVLHMTPNCFVTITKKCLIGIFSSQTNEITQLRKFAKEDLITWLSEPVIYGDPVMTSAEASEVEPIEPPMTLFTSAGSALAATTMTRFGTPSIVHRGNERLTTPSNYNRMRPPINLPPPPAFNTTPRPPISTTPRPSISPSLNPIAQPIRPPSGSQFSFKSPSAVVSTPRPAPYHQPNRSSPVLNAAPSITTGPGNKSENADENFLSQFLQGVDTDSLFDDF; this comes from the exons ATGTTGGGGAATGATGATAGCGAtgaagattttgattttgatttagatGAA GTGGTTAAAATCGCGACTCAACAGAATGTCAAAGAAGTAGAAGTCGTTTCAAATCACACGTCCAAAGCAATTCACAGCACTCTCCAGTCCAAAAATTGTGTAGAAGAGGATTgggaaaatgatgatgatattcCAAATTTACCTAAAACAGTTGATCCTTTTCCGAAAACCAGTTCCTTGATTTCacaacggcagcagcaacgcCCAAGTTCAGTTTTGAAGGATAAACCAATTCATCAACACAGGAATACAGACTTCTTGAATAATACCATCAACTCTCAAGGAAGTACAAGTAATTCCCTGAAGTCACAACAAACCACACATGATTTAAAATTACATGACAGaccagaaattgaaaaaggtcCAGCAAAATTTCCAGGCCCAGCTGGGCTCTTCCAACTTGCCACC gaaaataaatcaagaggAAAGGGCACAAAACCAAATCATCGAAACTTGGCAAATAGGGATGGTCTTTGTTGTTGGGACAATGCTTTGTCTTTATTGAAGGTCAAGAATTCTTGGGAAAGCAGTAAGATGAACTTgcaaatgattaaaaaaacgaTTGACCCTGCAATAATATACTTAACCGCGCCCTTATTGGTTGTCGGAATATCCAAGATCGAATTCACGCCAATTATATCGCATGAAGTCAGTTGCGTCCTTCAAGATCCAACGG GCGAAGTGAAAGGAGGCATACTTCAAGATGTTATCACGGATTATGGGAAGCTGATTCAAGTGGGTAGCGTTCTTGTGCTGCGTCGACCCAGTGTTCTTCACATGACCCCAAACTGCTTCGTCACCATTACCAAAAAGTGTTTAattgggattttttcttcacaaACAAACGAG ATTACCCAGTTACGAAAATTTGCCAAGGAAGATCTCATTACATGGTTGTCTGAACCGGTTATTTATGGTGATCCGGTAATGACCAGCGCGGAAGCGTCGGAAGTGGAACCAATCGAGCCTCCAATGACGTTATTTACTTCGGCGGGTTCGGCATTAGCAGCGACGACCATGACCCGTTTCGGAACCCCTTCCATTGTCCACAGGGGTAACGAACGGCTTACAACTCCCTCAAATTACAACCGCATGAGACCGCCAATAAATCTGCCACCACCGCCGGCGTTTAATACGACACCTCGACCGCCAATCAGCACGACACCACGTCCATCCATCAGTCCATCCCTAAATCCAATTGCACAGCCCATTCGTCCGCCAAGTGGCAGCCAATTCAGCTTCAAATCTCCATCTGCAGTTGTTTCGACACCTCGTCCGGCACCTTACCATCAACCAAATCGATCGTCGCCCGTCCTCAACGCCGCTCCTTCCATCACCACAGGTCCTGGTAACAAATCTGAAAATGCGGATGAGAATTTCCTCTCACAATTTCTCCAGGGAGTGGACACAGACTCTTTGTTTGATGATTTTTAA
- the LOC124198870 gene encoding iron-sulfur protein NUBPL-like, whose product MALRRFNFGVTLSSWKMKYSTHSDPLGTNLKERQAQMMRKGLPVKKPIEGVKNVILVASGKGGVGKSTVAVNLALALSRHLPSQDVGLLDADIFGPSIPTMMNLSGNPLLTDKNLIKPLVNYNIKCMSMGFLVDNNAPVIWRGLMVMSAIEKLLRQVDWSPLDYLIIDMPPGTGDTQLSIAQNIPVAGAIIVTTPQEIALIDARKGALMFQKVGIPVVGLVNNMASYACPNCGHHSHIFGATGAEKLSKEIGVDVLVDIPLDTSIMEAADGGYPIVISSTSNNPLVQAYMSLAEKVLSRLSAIKDEPSR is encoded by the exons ATGGCTCTTCGGCGATTTAACTTCGGTGTTACGTTATCATcatggaaaatgaaatattcaacCCACAGCGATCCTCTG GgtacaaatttaaaagaacGGCAAGCTCAAATGATGAGGAAAGGTTTGCCGGTCAAGAAACCGATTGAAGGTGTGAAAAATGTCATTCTAGTGGCTTCTGGTAAAGGTGGTGTTGGCAAATCAACCGTGGCAG TGAATCTTGCTCTTGCCTTGAGTCGGCACTTGCCTTCCCAAGATGTTGGTCTGCTAGATGCAGACATATTTGGACCTTCGATTCCCACTATGATGAATTTGTCTGGCAATCCTCTGTTGACTGATAAAAACCTCATCAAACCTCTCGTCAACTACAACATCAAATG CATGTCGATGGGATTTCTTGTTGACAACAATGCTCCAGTCATCTGGAGAGGTCTCATGGTCATGTCAGCTATCGAAAAACTTTTGCGTCAAGTCGATTGGTCGCCTTTAGATTACCTGATAATAGACATGCCACCAGGCACGGGCGATACCCAACTCTCCATAGCGCAAAATATCCCAGTGGCCGGTGCCATTATCGTCACCACCCCACAGGAAATCGCGTTAATCGATGCCCGCAAAGGGGCGTTAATGTTTCAGAAAGTCGGAATTCCCGTCGTGGGACTTGTCAACAATATGGCTTCCTATGCGTGTCCAAACTGTGGGCATCACAGTCATATTTTTGGCGCCACGGGCGCTGAGAAACTCAGCAAAGAAATCG GTGTAGATGTCTTGGTAGATATACCGTTAGACACCTCTATAATGGAGGCTGCCGACGGAGGCTATCCCATCGTTATCTCTTCTACAAGCAATAATCCTCTG GTCCAGGCGTACATGTCGTTAGCCGAAAAGGTTCTTAGTCGATTGAGTGCTATTAAGGATGAGCCGAGCCGGTGA